The genomic interval ATGCGCGACAGGGTCATGAGAGTTCACCTTCCGCTGCTCATGGCGACGCTCCTCGCCCTGCCGATCGGGGCGCAGGAGAATCCGCGGACCGTGGGGGTTTCGGGCGAAAAGGAGGCACGGTCCGCGGATCTGATCGTGGGGCCGGGCGTGGCCGAGGTGCCGGAGTCAGCGGCGGCGGTTCCCGAAGCGGAGGAAGAGCAAGCCGACGCGGTGGGGCGGGTGATCCTGGCGGCGGTGCCGGAGCTGGGGGAGCGGAAGACGGCCGAGGACGCGGTCGATCGGCTCATCGGTCTCAAGGACGTCCGCGTGAAGCGGCTGTTCGAGCGGCTGGTGGCCTCGGAGGTCTACGAGCGCGGCGACGAAGCCGGAATCGTGTGGGCACCGGTCATCGCCGACGCCGAGGACGGCTCCGGGATGCAAGCCAGCCTCTACCCGCTGCTCGCGGAGGGGGAGGCGGCGGCCTCGGAGGGGGAGACGGCGCTGCCGGCGGCACCGCCCTCCGCCGTGGTGCCCTTCGACGAGCTCAAACGCTTCCGCGTCTTCCGGCCGGCGCTCAACCGGATCCGCGATTCGCTGGCGCTCATCGGGCTCGAGCTCGACGACCCCGCCGAGCGGGAGCGGGCGGCGATCGACACCGGGAACAAGCGGCAGAGCGAGGCCGTCCCGCTGCTGGTCGAACTCGCGGAGGAGGACCCGGACGCCGGCGTCCGCCGGGCCGCGGCGGAGAGCCTCGCACTGATCCGGGCGTCCGGCGGCGACCCCGCCGCGACGCCCGGGCAGGTCGTCGCCGCCGTCGAGCAGATCGGGACGCTCAAGAGCATCCGCGGGCTGGACCTGCTCGACCGGCTGGCCGCCGACGAGGAAGCAACGCCGGCGGTGCGTTCCGCGGCCGCCGCCGCCGCGGCGCAGGTCCAGCGGCACATCACCGCCACCAACTGGATCAAGAACGCGTTCTTCGGGCTCTCGCTGGGCTCGATCCTCGTGCTGATGGCGCTGGGCCTGGCCATCACCTTCGGGCTGATGGGCGTCATCAACATGGCCCACGGCGAGATGCTGATGATCGGGGCGGTGGGCACCTGGGCCACGTTCACCTGCCTCTCCGGCGGGCAGCTGTTCTCCTGGCTCCCGGGGCTGGACACCGGCCTCTCGGCCGGCTGGCTCTACGCGGTCGCGCTGCCGGTGTCGTTCCTCGTCGCCGCCGCGGCGGGCTGGCTGGTGGAGGCGACGATCGTCCGCTTCCTCTACAAGCGGCCGCTGGACTCGCTGCTGGCGACGATCGGCGTGAGCTTCGTGCTCATCCAGCTGGTGCGGAACTGGAAGGGCGACAACCTCCCGCTGGTGCGGCCGGCGTGGGCGGGCGGGTCGATCGAGCTGATGCAGGACGTGTCCTTCTCGACCGCCCGGCTGTTCATCATCGCCCTGTCGATCGCCTGCGTCGTCGCCGTCGCGGCGATCTTCCGGTTCACCAAGGCCGGCCTGCTGGTGCGGGCGACCTCGCAGAACCGGGACATGGCCCGGGCGCTCGGCGTGAACACCCGCCGGGTGGACGCGCTGACCTTTGCCTTCGGCTCGGGGCTCGCGGGCATCGCCGGCTACGGGCTGTACCTCATCGCGAGCGTCTCGCCGCAGATGGGCCAGGGCTACATCGTCGACAGCTTCCTGGTCGTCGTCGTCGGCGGCGTCGGCCAGCTCGCCGGCGTGGTGCTGAGCGGCTTCGGCATCGGCTTCGCCCAGAAGATGCTCGAGCCGCTGGAGCTGATCACCGAGCCCATCCGCCTCTTCGACGCGACGTGGGCGAACGTGGCGGTGCTCGCGGGCGTGGTGCTGTTCATCCAGCGGCGGCCCGGCGGGCTGTTCCCCGAGCGCGGCCGGCAGGCGAACCTGGCGACCGGCGACGAAGCGCCGTGGGCGTCGCGGCCGAGCGGGTGGACCGACGCGCTGATGATGTCGCTGCTGGTCGGCCTCGGCCTCGTGCTCGTGCCGATCCTCTACGGCAGCGGCACGCTGTCGATCGACGACGTGAACCGCTACGGCTACTTCGCCACCTACGCGATCTGCGCCGTCGGGCTCGATCTCCTGTGGGGCTACGTCGGCGTGCTGAGCCTGTGCCAGTTCCTGTTCTTCGCCTTCGGGGCGTACGCGGCCGGCTTCTACCTCATCAACCACGGGCCGAAGATCAACGGCATCCCCGAGTGCCTGTACTACGTGATGAGCGGGACCGGCGACCTCACGGCCCCCGCGTACCTGTCGCTCTTTGAGAACGGCTTCGTCTCGCTGCTGCTCGCGCTGCTCATCCCCGGGGCGGTGGCGTTCGCGCTGGGCGTGGTGATGTTCCGCAGCCGGGTGAAGGGCGTGTACTTCGCCATCCTCACGCAGACCTTCACGGTGATCGCGCTCCGCGTGTTCCAGAAGAACGAGCTGGGGATGGGCGGCACCAACGGCATCCGCATCACCTTCACCGAGACGCTCTTCGGCCACCCGATCATGACCACCGAGGGGCTCGGCCCCTTCGAGCAGACCCGCTTCCGGCTGTACGCGATCTCGGTGGTCGCGCTGATCCTCTCGGTCGTCGTCGCGAAGCTGATCACCCGCTCCCGCTACGGCCGCGTGCTGCTGGCGATCCGCGACGACGAGACGCGGCTGCGCTTCGGCGGCTACCGGACGTGGTTGTTCAAGGCCGGCGTCTTCGCGGTCGCCGGCGTGATGGCCGGGCTCGGCGGGGCGCTGTACCTGCCGCAGAAGGGCATCATCACCCCCGGCGACATGGCTCCCTACTGGTCCATCCTCGTCGTCGCCTGGGTCGCGGTCGGCGGCCGCGGCACGGTCTGGGGCGCCGTGATCGGCGCCATCGGCGTCTCGGCGATGTACGCGTGGATGACCTCGAACCACCCCGCCTACTGGATGTTCGCTTTGGGCGCCCTGTTCATCCTGACGCCGCTGCTCCTGCCCGGCGGGGTGATGAGCCTGCCGGCGATGCTCGGTGGGCGGTTGCGGAAGGCGGGTGGGGCGTGAGGGCCCGTTTCTCGACCTGCGGTGTCCGGGGACCGGAAGCATCGCGGGCACCGCTGCGCGGAACACGGAGGGCACGGAGGCACAGAGGCACGGAGAGAGGCACCGAGGTGGAGCGAGCGAGTTCCTGCTTGCCTCTGTGTCCTCCTCCGTGCCTCTGTGCCTCCTCTTCCTCTGTGATGGAGCGAAGCGACTGCCCGGGTGCGGGAGGCCACGAGTGATGAACGACCCGAAGCAGTACGACTACAGGGTCGAGGGCCCGCGGCAGAGCCAGCTCTGGGCGAGCCGGTACCTGCTGTTCCTGCAGGACGTGACGGCGGTGTTCGACGGCTTCAAGGCGCTCGACATCGAGGACCTGGGCCTCGGGCACAACGAGCTGCGCGTGGTGGTGGGGCCCAACGGGGCGGGCAAGACGACGATGTGCGACGTGATCTCGGGGATGACCCGGCCGACCACCGGCAAGGTGTACTTCGGCGGCGAGGACGTAACCGGCCTCCAGGAGGCCGAGATCGCCCGCCGCGGCGTGGGTCGGAAGTTCCAGGTGCCCAACGTGTTCGACTCGCTGACCGTCCGCGAGAACATGCTGCTCGCGCTGCCCGAGGACGGCCCCCGGATCGGCGGCAAGGAGCACCGCCGGACCAGCGACCCGAGGACGCACGGCCGCGGGGGCCTGGCCTTGCACGCGGCCTGGAGGTCGCTGAAGCACGCGGGCGGACGCGAGACCTCCGCAACACGCGACCGCATCGACGCGCTGCTCTCCCGCGTCCGCCTGCTCGACGATGCCGACACCCCCGCTCGCGGCCTGAGCCACGGCCAGCGGCAGTGGCTCGCGATCTCCTCGCTGATCCTCAAGAAGCCGCGGCTGCTGCTGGTGGACGAGCCGGCGGCGGGACTCACCGACGCCGAGACCGCGCTGACCGCGGAGCTGCTGCTGGAACTCCGGAGCGACCACGCGATCGTCTGCATCGAGCACGACATGGAGTTCGTCCGCCTCCTCGACGCCCGCGTCACCGTTCTCAACGAGGGCCGGGTCCTCGCGGAGGGCCCGCTCGCCGAGATCCAGGCCGACGCGGCGGTCATCGAGGCGTACCTGGGACGATGAGCTTGTCTCGGATCCGTCCGGCCTTCGCGACCCGGAACGATGCACCATGCTTGAAGCCACCGACATCGACTTCTCCTACGGCGGCGTCCGGGCGCTCTCGGGGGTGAGCCTCGCGGCGCGGGCCGGCGAGATCCTCTGCGTGACCGGCCGCAACGGCGTGGGCAAGACCACGCTCATGCGCTGCGTGATGGGGCTGGAGAAGGCCGCCGGCGGGAGCGTCACGCTCGACGGCGTCGACGTGACGAAGCTGGCCGCCGAGAAGCGGGCGGCCGCGGGGGTCGCGCTGGTGCCGCAGGGCCGCATGATCTTCCCAAAGCTGACGGTCGAGGAGAACCTCCGCATCGGGCTGCAGGCCCGCCGCGACGGCGTGAAGAAGATCCCGGCGGAGATCTACGACACGTTCCCGATCCTCCGCGACTTCCTGAAGCGCAAGGGCGGCGACCTCTCCGGCGGCCAGCAGCAGCAGCTGGCGATCGGCCGGGCGATGGCGGGCGGCCCGAAGGCGATGCTCCTCGACGAGCCGACCGAGGGGATCCAGCCCAACATCATCCAGGAGATCGGCCGCGTGCTCCAGCGGCTCGCCGCGGGCGGCATGGCGGTCGTGCTCGTCGAGCAGTACCTGGACTTCGTGAAGGAGATCGGCGACCGGGTCGCGGTGATGAACCGCGGGTCGGTGGTCGCCTCGGGCGACATGAGCGTGCTCACGCCGGAGCTGGAGCGGGAGTACCTGGGGGTTTGAGATTCCGGTGGCGGTAGACTGAAACCATGTCGCACCCCGGCACCCTCGCCCCCCCGATGACGGTGGAGCACTTCGAGCGGCTCTCCGCCGCCAGCGACGAACGGATGGAACTCATCCGCGGAAAGGTGATTGCCGCGTCTCCAGCCGGAGTCCATCACGGACTCGTCACCCAACGCCTCGCTCGGATCATCTCCAACTTCGTCTACGAGAACGCTCTGGGCGACGTTGCGGCCGCCGAAACCGGCTTCCGGCTGTCGCTGCCGGACGACGACCCCGCGGAGCCGACGGTCCGCGCCCCCGACATCGCCTTCCTGCGGAAGGCCGGGTCCGCGCGGCCCTGACGGCATCCTTCTGCCCGATCCCGCCGGACCTGGCCGTGGAGACGCTTTCGCCCGGTGACGGCGCGGCCGAAGTCGCGGAGAAGGTGGCGTGGTGGCTCGCCACCGGCACGCCGGAGGTGTGGTCGGTCGATCCCGCCAACCGCACGCTGACCCGGCACCTGCCCGACCGCACCAGCCGCACGTTCACGCGCGAGGAGGGCGTCGAAGCGGCGCCGGTGTTCCCGGGGCTCCGCGTGGAGCTGGCGGGGCTCTTCGCCTTCCCCGCCGGCTGATCCGCGCCGCGGACCGCGGGCGATCGGCGGCGACGCGGCCCGCGGTCCGCGGGCGCGACGCCGCGGTTCGGATCTGCCATGCTCCCGGCGTGCACGCCACGCCGCGGATCCCGAGCACCGCCGGCACCGGCCGCGCCCGCGTCGAGCGGGTGGCGGGGCGGTCGGTCGTCACCTCGTCGTACGCGACGAGCCCGATGAAGCTGCTGACGCCGCGGACCGCGGGCGGCGGTGCGGCGTCGGTCGTGGTCAGCGGCTTCGGCGGCGGGATCCTCAGCGGGGACACGCTGAGCCTGGACCTCGACGTCGGCCCGGCCGCCGTCGCGACGCTCGGCACGCAGGCGAGCACCAAGATCTTCCACGCCGACGCGGAGGGCCGACCGGCAACGCAGCGGCTCGGCGCCCGCGTCGCGGCGGAGGGCTTCCTCGCCGTCCTGCCCGATCCGGTGGTCTGCTTCGCCGACGCGGCCTACGAGCAGCGGCAACGCTTCGACCTGGAGGACGGGGCGGGCCTCGTGCTGCTCGACGCCTTCACCGCCGGCCGCGTGGCCCGGAGCGAGCGCTGGCGCTTCCGCCGCTTCGCGTCACGCAACGAGGTCTTCCTCCGCGGCAGGCTTCTCCTGCACGAGGCGCTGGAGCTGCGCGGCGAAGACGCCGCCGACGAGCTCGTGACCGGCGGCTTCGACGCGTTCGCCACGCTCGCCTTCGCGGGCTCGGCGGCCGCCGATCCGGAAGTCGCCGGGTGGCTCGGGGCGGTTTCTGGCCGCCGCCCGCGGCGCGGCGACGCCGTCCGCGTTTCCGCCGGCCGCGTCGGGGACCGCCCGCTGGTGACCGCCCGCTTCGCGGGGCCCTCGGCCGAGCACGTTCACGCCGAGCTCCGCGCCGCGCTCGGCTGCGTCGCCACCCGCACCGGCACCGCCTTCGGCGACCGCCGCTTCTGATCCGAGCCTTCGTGGTGTCAGCCTCCCACGCCGCTGCCCTTCTGGAAGGTCAGCGTCCGGCCCGGCCGCCCGCGGGGCGGCACCGGCTGCACGATGGCCCGTTGGGCCTCGGTCAGCCTCGCGAGGAACTCGTCGCTGGGGATGTAGTTCAGGCGGTTGGCGAGCAGCTGGGGCGAGTAGCGGTAGACCATGATGCGGCGCTCGCCGGGGTTGGTCCGCGGCATCGAGCCGTGGCAGATGCCGTCGGTGAACATCACCGCGTCGCCGGCGTTGAGATTCACCTCGCACATGCCCAGGGTGTCGACGCCGCTGGCGCCGAGGTCCCACATCGACTTGCCGCTCTCGGTGGCGAGCGGGTGGCCGAAGCGCTGCTTGTGGCTACCGGGGATGAGCGTGGTCCCGCCGTCGCCGGGGCCGATGTCGTCGAGGGCCATGAGGATGTTGATCTGCCCGACCGCCCACTTGCCGTTGAGCCATTGGAACAGGCCGGTGAAGCGGACGCTGTCGCCGCCGGAGTGGGTGGGGATGAAGCCCCCGCCGCGGCGGAGGTTCAGGAAGCACTCGTCGATGCTCAGCCTGTGCTGCGTGCTGTCGCCGACGATGTAGCGGCGGACCTGGTCGATCCACGCCGGCTGGTCGATCAGCTCCTGGAAGACCGGGTTGTCGGCTTCCATGATGTTCTGAAAGTTCAGGCCGTCCTTGGAGCCGTAGGTGTGGACCTCAACGTCACCCACCCAGTCGCCGGATTCGAGGCGGTCGGTGTCTTGGCGGTCGACCCAGCCGTTGATCTTTTCGAGCTGCAGGGGCGAGAGCACGTTGCGCAGGATCCGGTAGCCCTGCACGTCGAAGAGGTAGTCTGCCTCGGCGTCGGAGAGGTCTCGGCCGTTGGCCGGATCGGGGGCGAGGGGGAGCGTGACGGGTGCATCGGGGCTGGAGGGGGGCGATTGGGGGGCGAGGGCGGTCATGGGCGGTGGGGGGAGAGAGAAACGACGAACGACCGTCCAGCATGCCACCCGCCGCCGGGCGCGTCCTTGCTCCGCTCGCCGCAATGTGTTCAATTTGTGCCGTGACGCCGCCTCCGCCTCCCGATTCTTCGCCTCCCGCTCCAGCGCTCCCACGGGCTCTGCCGGTGCCGGCGGAGCGCAGCGGCTGGGCCGGGCACCGCGTGGCCGGGACCGCGCCGCGGATGAGCCAGAGCCACCGGCACGACGAGCTGGAGCTGAACCTGGTGACCGCGGGCCGCGCCGCCTACGTCGTGGACGGCCGCCGCGTGGAGCTCAATCCCGACGCGGCGCTGTGGTTGTGGCCGGACCAGGAGCACCTGCTGATCCAGTCGTCGGAGGCGTTCGCGATGTGGGTCGTCGTCTGGCGGCAGGACGCGGTCCGGGCGGCGGCCGGCGGGGACGGGGACGGCTGCGTGCCGCTGGGGCCGGCGGCGTCGGACGCCGCGCTTCTGGCCCCCCGGGCGCTGTCCGAGCGTGTCGCCGCCGATCTGTGCGTGGTCGCGGCGGGGATCGCCCGGGCGCGTTCGCCCGGCCACGAGGCGGCCGGGCTGGCTTGGCTGCTCCGCGAGGCCTGGGGAGCCTTCCTCGCCGCCGAGGACGTGCCCTCGGGCTCGCGCCTGCACCCCGCGGTCGAGGGCGCCGCCCGCTGGCTCGGCGCGCACGCGCACGAACCCGCCGCGGACGACCTCGACGCGCTGGCCGCCCGCTGCGGCCTCAGCCGCTCACGGCTCTCGCGCCTGTTCGCCGCCCAGGTCGGCGAGACGCTCGCCGCGCACCGGCAGCGCCGGCGCCTCGAGGCGGCGCTCCGCCACCTCGGCGCCGCCGGCCGCGACGGCACCCCCGGCCGGGCGACGATGCTCGACGCCGCCTTCGCCGGGGGTTTCGGCAGCTACCCCGCCTTCTACCGGGCCCACGTCGCGCACCTGGGCTGCGGGCCGGCGGAGGCGCGGCGTGCGGAGCGGGGGGGCCGCTGACCCACGCCCGCGCGTCCCTTTCGCCCCGACGCCCCCCGCGCACGCGCCGAGCACGCCGGCGCGGTTCCGCTGGCGGCCCAGCGCCCGCGGGTGGAGCGCGGCGGCGGGCTCCCGGGTCCTCGACGTCCTCCGCCGGGTCCTCGACGTCCTTTAAGGTCCGGCCAGCCCCGCCGCCGCCGCCGAGCCCGATCATGAGACTCACCCCCCGCGAACTCGAAAAGCTCACGCTGCACAACGCGGGCTTCGTCGCCCAGAAGCGGCTCGCCCGCGGGCTGCGTCTGAATCACCCCGAGGCGGTGGCCCTCCTCGCGGCGGTCGTGCTGGAGATGATCCGGGATGGACGCCGCGTCGCCGAGCTGATGGAGGTCGGCCGCTCGCTCCTGGGCCGCCGGCAGGTGATGCCCGGCGTCGCGGAGATGCTGCACGACGTGCAGGTGGAGGGCACCTTCCCCGACGGCACGAAGCTGGTGACGATCCACCACCCGGTCAGCTCGCTCGACGGCGACCTGACGCTCGCCCTGCACGGCAGCTTCCTGCCGGTGCCCTCGCTGGACCTCTTCGGCGACGAGCCCACCGACGACGCCGCGGGCGACGCGCCGGGCGCCGTCACCCCCGCGAAGGGGATCCTGGAGATGAACGCCGGCCGCGACGCAATCGACCTCGCGGTGACCAACACCGGCGACCGGCCGGTGCAGGTCGGCAGCCACTACCCCTTCCTCGAGACCAACGCCGCCCTCCGCTTCGACCGCCGCGCGGGCTTCGGCCGCCGGCTCGACGTGCCCGCCGGCACCGCCGTCCGCTTCGAGCCGGGCGAAACCAAGACCGTCCGCCTCGTGGAGGTGGCCGGGAACCGCGTCGTCCGCGGCGGCAACGCCCTCACCGACGGCGGGGTCGGCGACGAGAACCGAGAGGCCGCGATGGCCCGCGTGGCCGCCGGCGGCTTCGCCGACGCCCCCGCCTGAGCGATTGCGGACCATCGCCCACGGCCGCGGCCGCGGGCACACCCGGTGCGGCGGGCTCGCTTCGCCGCGGATCAAGAGGCGGGAGCGGCCCGGAGGCCCGCGGTCCGCGGATTTCGCTCCTGTCAGCTTGGCAGGCGCTCCCGGACGAGCCGGGGGGCTGGGCAGCGCCCCGGCGCCCTCACGGGGCCGCAGGAGGCTTCCGCGCGGCTCCACCGGCATGGCTCCCGAGCGGCACCGGCTTTGCACAAGCCCGGCGGTGGCGGCCGCTCCCCGCCCGCCGCCGACCCTTCCGGGTTCCACCACTCCACCCGCAACCTCAAGGAACAACCATGTCCAAGACCATTGGAATCGACCTCGGCACCACCAACTCGGTCGTCGCCGTCATGGAAGCCGGCGCACCCAAGGTGCTGATCAACGCCTCCGGCAACCGCACCACCCCCTCCATCGTCGCCTTCACCGACAAGGGCGACCGCCTCGTGGGCCAGCCGGCCCGCCAGCAGCAGGTGACCAACCCCAAGGGCACCGTCTACTCGATCAAGCGCTTCATGGGCCGCCGGGCCGGCGAGGTCGAGGAGGAGCAGAAGATGGTGCCCTACGGCATCCAGGGCTCCGGCGACGACCTCGTGAAGGTCGAGGTCAAGGGCAAGGAGTACACGCCGCAGGAGATCTCGGCGATGACGCTGGGGAACCTGAAGAAGACCGCCGAGGACTACCTCGGCGAGAGCGTGGACTCGGCCGTCATCACGGTGCCCGCCTACTTCAATGACTCGCAGCGCCAGGCGACCAAGGAGGCCGGGGAGATCGCCGGCCTCAAGGTCGAGCGGATCATCAACGAGCCCACCGCCGCCGCGCTCGCCTACGGCCTCGACAAGAAGACCAACGAGAAGATCGCGGTGTTCGACCTCGGCGGCGGCACCTTCGACGTCTCGGTCCTCGACGTCGGTGACGGCGTCTTCGAGGTGCTCGCCACCAACGGCGACGGCCACCTCGGCGGCGACGACTGGGACGAGCGGCTCATCAACCACCTCGCCGACGAGTTCAAGAAGAGCGACGGCATCGACCTCCGCAGCGACGCGATGGCGCTCCAGCGGCTGAAGGAAGCGGCCGAGAAGGCGAAGATCGAGCTCTCCCAGAGCCAGGAGACCACGGTCAACCTGCCCTTCATCACGGCGACGCAGGACGGCCCCAAGCACCTGATGATCACGCTGACGCGGACGAAGTTCGAGCAGATCTGCGACGACCTGTTCAGCCGCCTCCGGGGCCCGTGCGAGACGGCCCTCAAGGACGCCGGCCTCAAGGCCGGCGAGGTCGACGAGGTGGTGCTGGTCGGCGGGTCCTCGCGGATCCCCAAGGTGCAGAAGATGGCGAAGGAGATCTTCGGCAAGGAGCCCAACAAGAGCATCAACCCCGACGAGGTCGTCGCCATCGGCGCGGCCATCCAGGGCGGCGTGCTGCAGGGCGACGTGAAGGACGTGCTGCTGCTGGACGTGACCCCGCTCTCGCTGGGCATCGAGACCCGCGGCGGCGTGACCACGCGGCTGATCGAGAAGAACACCACGATCCCCACCAGCAAGAAGGAGACCTTCTCCACCGCGGCCGACAACCAGACCGAGGTCACGATCCACGTGCTTCAGGGCGAGCGGGAGTTCGCCAACGACAACCGCACGCTGGGCCGCTTCAACCTCGAAGGCATCAAGCCGGCCCGCGCCGGCGAGCCGCAGATCGAGGTGGAATTCGCCATCGACGCCAACGGCATCCTCAACGTCGCCGCCACCGACAAGGGCAGCGGCAAGACGCAAAACATCGAGATCAAGGGCTCCTCGGGCCTCTCCGAGGAGGAGATCGACCGGATGAAGAAGGATGCCGAGGCGCACGCCGCCGAGGACGCCAAGAAGCGGGAGCTGGTCGACCTGAAGAACCAGGCCGAGACGATCGTCCACCAGGTGCGCAAGCAGATGGAAGAGGCGGGCGACAAGCTCGACGGCGACACCCGCGGCAAGGTCGAGAGCGCCCTCTCCAACGTGGACGAGAAGGTCAAGGGCGACGACGCCGACGCAATCAAGGCCGCGCTCACCGCGCTGCAGACCGAGGCCGCCGCGCTCGCGGGAGCCGGTGCGGCGGATGCCGGAGCCGGGGAGGCGTCGTCTTCGGAGTCGGCCTCTTCGTCGCCGGACAACGCGGACGACGACGTCATCGACGCCGAGTTTGAAGTCAAGAGCTAACGCCTGCAACGGCCGGGCTGGATCCGCTCCGAGCCGTCGCCTCCGGGCGGCGGCTCTTCTCGTGGGTGCCCGAAGCGGCCGCGCCGGGTCCCGCCCGAGCCCCGGCCGCCGGCGGCGTCGCGGGCCCGATCCGGACGAGTACGTAGCCTGTTCGGATGGCCAGAGCCCGTTCGCAATTCGTCTGTTCCGCGTGCGGGTCGTCGTTCCCGAAGTGGCAAGGGCGGTGCCCCGATTGCGGAGCGTGGGACACCCTCGAGGAGGCCCGGGTGGACGCGTCTTCGGCCAAGGACGCACCCCGCGCGGGCGGCGGGGCGGGCGTCGGTGCCGGCGGAAACCCGGCGGAGGCGCGGCCGATCGGCGAGGTGGGCGAGGCGACGGAGGCGGAACGGCTCCCCAGCGGGATCGCGGAGTTCGACCGGGTGCTCGGGGCGGGGCTGGTGCCGGGGTCGGCGGTGCTCGTGGGCGGCGACCCCGGAATCGGCAAGAGCACGCTGATGCTGCAGGCGGCCCTGCGGCTGGCGGTCGGCGGCACGCGCGTGCTCTACGCGACCAGCGAGGAGTCGGCCGCGCAGCTGCGGATGCGGGCGGAGCGGCTGGCGCCCGCGAGCGGCGTGGCGGAGGGCGGTGGGCTGCCCGCGGAGCTGTTCGCGTTGGCGGACACGAACCTCGCCCGCATCACCGAGCAGGCCCGGCGGCTCAAGCCCCGGGTGGTGGTGATCGACTCGATCCAGATGGTCTACCGCGGCGACCTGGAGGCGGCGCCGGGCAGCGTCACGCAGCTGCGGGCCTGCACGCTGGAGCTGGTCTACGCGGCCAAGGAGGCCGGCTGGGCGGTGGTGCTGGTGGGCCACGTCACCAAGGCGGGCACCCTCGCGGGCCCCAAGCTGCTCGAGCACATGGTCGACGCGGTGCTCACCTTCGAGGGCGACCGCTACCACGCCCACCGCGTGGTGCGGGCGGTGAAGAACCGCTTCGGCAACACGCTGGAGGTGGGGCTGTTCCACATGACCGGCGCCGGCCTGGAGGAGGTGGCCGATGCGGGCGGGCTGCTGGCCGAAACCTATCAAGCGGGTCCGGGCAGCGTGGTGTGCCCGGTGCTCACCGGCTCGCGCTGCCTGATGGTGGAGCTGCAGGCGCTGACCGCGACGGGCTTTCTGGGCTCGGCGAAGCGGAAGGCCGCCGGCGTGGACGGCAACCGGCTGGCGATGCTGATCGCGGTGCTGGAGAAGCGGGCCGAGCTGCGGCTGGCGGATCAGGACGTCTTCACCTCCAGCGTCGGCGGGATGAAGGTGACCGAGCCGGCGTCGGACCTGGCGCTGGCGATGGCGATCGCGGGGGCCCACCTCAACCGCGGCGTCGGCGGGCCGGGCCGGGGGGGCGAGGGCGGCGCCGTCGCGGCGGTCGGCGAGATCGGCCTCGGCGGCGAGGTCCGCCACGTTGCGCAGCTGGATCGGCGGCTGGCGGAGGCGGGGCGGCTGGGCTTCGGGAAGGTGCTGACGCCGAAGGGCGGGAAGAAGGCGGCGCCGAGGGGCCTGGAGATCGTGGAGGTCGGATCGATCGAGGCGGCGCTGGCGCAGCTGGATTAGCGCCGGCCCGCCGCGGACCGCCGGCCC from Phycisphaera mikurensis NBRC 102666 carries:
- a CDS encoding urease subunit gamma, which codes for MRLTPRELEKLTLHNAGFVAQKRLARGLRLNHPEAVALLAAVVLEMIRDGRRVAELMEVGRSLLGRRQVMPGVAEMLHDVQVEGTFPDGTKLVTIHHPVSSLDGDLTLALHGSFLPVPSLDLFGDEPTDDAAGDAPGAVTPAKGILEMNAGRDAIDLAVTNTGDRPVQVGSHYPFLETNAALRFDRRAGFGRRLDVPAGTAVRFEPGETKTVRLVEVAGNRVVRGGNALTDGGVGDENREAAMARVAAGGFADAPA
- a CDS encoding AraC family transcriptional regulator, with the translated sequence MSQSHRHDELELNLVTAGRAAYVVDGRRVELNPDAALWLWPDQEHLLIQSSEAFAMWVVVWRQDAVRAAAGGDGDGCVPLGPAASDAALLAPRALSERVAADLCVVAAGIARARSPGHEAAGLAWLLREAWGAFLAAEDVPSGSRLHPAVEGAARWLGAHAHEPAADDLDALAARCGLSRSRLSRLFAAQVGETLAAHRQRRRLEAALRHLGAAGRDGTPGRATMLDAAFAGGFGSYPAFYRAHVAHLGCGPAEARRAERGGR
- the radA gene encoding DNA repair protein RadA, whose protein sequence is MARARSQFVCSACGSSFPKWQGRCPDCGAWDTLEEARVDASSAKDAPRAGGGAGVGAGGNPAEARPIGEVGEATEAERLPSGIAEFDRVLGAGLVPGSAVLVGGDPGIGKSTLMLQAALRLAVGGTRVLYATSEESAAQLRMRAERLAPASGVAEGGGLPAELFALADTNLARITEQARRLKPRVVVIDSIQMVYRGDLEAAPGSVTQLRACTLELVYAAKEAGWAVVLVGHVTKAGTLAGPKLLEHMVDAVLTFEGDRYHAHRVVRAVKNRFGNTLEVGLFHMTGAGLEEVADAGGLLAETYQAGPGSVVCPVLTGSRCLMVELQALTATGFLGSAKRKAAGVDGNRLAMLIAVLEKRAELRLADQDVFTSSVGGMKVTEPASDLALAMAIAGAHLNRGVGGPGRGGEGGAVAAVGEIGLGGEVRHVAQLDRRLAEAGRLGFGKVLTPKGGKKAAPRGLEIVEVGSIEAALAQLD
- the dnaK gene encoding molecular chaperone DnaK — its product is MSKTIGIDLGTTNSVVAVMEAGAPKVLINASGNRTTPSIVAFTDKGDRLVGQPARQQQVTNPKGTVYSIKRFMGRRAGEVEEEQKMVPYGIQGSGDDLVKVEVKGKEYTPQEISAMTLGNLKKTAEDYLGESVDSAVITVPAYFNDSQRQATKEAGEIAGLKVERIINEPTAAALAYGLDKKTNEKIAVFDLGGGTFDVSVLDVGDGVFEVLATNGDGHLGGDDWDERLINHLADEFKKSDGIDLRSDAMALQRLKEAAEKAKIELSQSQETTVNLPFITATQDGPKHLMITLTRTKFEQICDDLFSRLRGPCETALKDAGLKAGEVDEVVLVGGSSRIPKVQKMAKEIFGKEPNKSINPDEVVAIGAAIQGGVLQGDVKDVLLLDVTPLSLGIETRGGVTTRLIEKNTTIPTSKKETFSTAADNQTEVTIHVLQGEREFANDNRTLGRFNLEGIKPARAGEPQIEVEFAIDANGILNVAATDKGSGKTQNIEIKGSSGLSEEEIDRMKKDAEAHAAEDAKKRELVDLKNQAETIVHQVRKQMEEAGDKLDGDTRGKVESALSNVDEKVKGDDADAIKAALTALQTEAAALAGAGAADAGAGEASSSESASSSPDNADDDVIDAEFEVKS